A portion of the Flavobacterium limnophilum genome contains these proteins:
- a CDS encoding acyl carrier protein, translating to MSDIASRVKAIIVDKLGVDENEVVTEASFTNDLGADSLDTVELIMEFEKEFDIQIPDDQAENIATVGQAISYIEEAKK from the coding sequence ATGTCAGACATTGCATCAAGAGTAAAAGCGATTATCGTAGACAAATTAGGTGTTGACGAAAACGAAGTTGTAACAGAAGCTAGCTTCACTAATGATTTAGGAGCTGACTCATTAGACACTGTAGAGCTTATTATGGAGTTCGAAAAAGAATTTGATATTCAAATTCCAGACGATCAAGCAGAAAATATCGCTACTGTAGGTCAAGCAATTTCTTATATCGAAGAAGCTAAGAAATAA
- a CDS encoding type I restriction endonuclease, protein MDLKDQLKLIADRTKHKDNIQTEEATKNAFVMPFLQSLGYDVFNPLEVVPEFIADIGIKKGEKIDYAIFKDGNPTILVECKDWRQNLNVHDGQLLRYFHVSKAKFGLLTNGIVYRFYSDLVMPNKMDEKPFLEFNITEIKDNQVEELKKFHKANFDAESIVNTASEMKFMNELKHLLNKELTEPTPEFVKYFAKQVYPSVVTARVLEQFTELTKKSIQQYISDLITDRLKNALSKEDEKSKTENIVEISAEQNLEDISKVNTTAEELEGFLIVKTILRQNIPATRVTYRDAQSYFAIFLDDNNRKAVCRLYLNGGKKFIGLFDENKKETKNEIETLDDIFKYSAELLKTIEMYEK, encoded by the coding sequence ATGGATTTAAAAGACCAACTTAAATTAATTGCTGACCGAACAAAACACAAAGACAATATTCAAACCGAAGAAGCTACAAAAAACGCATTTGTAATGCCATTTTTGCAAAGTTTAGGTTACGATGTTTTTAATCCATTAGAAGTTGTTCCTGAATTTATTGCAGACATTGGAATCAAAAAAGGAGAGAAAATTGATTATGCCATTTTTAAAGATGGAAATCCTACGATTTTGGTTGAATGTAAAGATTGGAGACAAAATTTGAATGTTCACGACGGACAGCTTTTGAGATATTTTCACGTTTCAAAAGCAAAGTTTGGCTTGCTGACAAACGGGATTGTTTACCGATTTTATTCTGATTTAGTAATGCCAAATAAAATGGACGAAAAACCATTTTTAGAATTTAATATTACCGAGATTAAAGACAACCAAGTTGAGGAATTGAAAAAATTTCACAAAGCCAATTTTGATGCCGAAAGTATTGTAAATACAGCCAGTGAAATGAAATTTATGAATGAACTCAAACATTTGCTAAACAAAGAACTTACAGAACCAACTCCAGAGTTTGTAAAGTATTTTGCTAAACAAGTTTACCCAAGTGTTGTGACTGCAAGAGTTTTGGAGCAATTCACGGAATTGACTAAAAAATCCATTCAGCAATACATCAGTGATTTAATCACGGACAGATTGAAAAATGCTTTATCAAAAGAAGATGAAAAAAGTAAAACTGAAAACATTGTTGAAATTTCGGCAGAACAAAATCTGGAAGATATTAGCAAAGTGAACACGACAGCAGAAGAACTGGAGGGATTTTTGATTGTGAAAACTATTTTGCGACAAAATATTCCAGCCACGAGAGTGACTTATAGAGATGCACAATCGTATTTTGCCATTTTCTTAGATGATAATAATAGAAAAGCGGTTTGCCGATTGTACTTAAACGGCGGAAAAAAATTCATTGGATTATTTGATGAAAACAAAAAAGAAACAAAAAACGAAATAGAAACTTTAGATGATATTTTTAAATATTCAGCAGAACTGTTGAAGACTATTGAGATGTACGAAAAATAA
- the purN gene encoding phosphoribosylglycinamide formyltransferase, whose protein sequence is MKKIVIFASGSGTNAENIMKHFKNKNTGTVVSVFTNNPKAFVIERAKNFQVPTEIFTKEELTEGKVLQKINALQPDLIVLAGFLLKFPENIVAQYPDKIINVHPALLPKYGGKGMYGSNVHKAIVENKEKETGITIHYVNENYDEGNIIFQKKVTVLITDTPEVVAEKIHALEQQYFPAVIENLLTSNL, encoded by the coding sequence ATGAAAAAAATAGTAATTTTTGCTTCTGGATCGGGTACTAATGCTGAAAACATTATGAAACACTTTAAAAATAAGAACACTGGAACCGTCGTTTCTGTTTTTACAAATAATCCAAAAGCTTTTGTGATTGAAAGGGCCAAAAATTTTCAAGTTCCAACAGAAATTTTCACCAAAGAAGAATTAACGGAAGGTAAAGTATTACAAAAAATAAATGCTTTACAACCCGATTTGATAGTTCTTGCCGGTTTTTTGTTAAAATTTCCCGAAAATATTGTAGCGCAGTATCCAGATAAAATAATAAACGTGCATCCAGCCTTGTTGCCAAAATATGGCGGAAAAGGAATGTATGGAAGCAATGTGCACAAAGCCATTGTCGAAAACAAGGAAAAGGAAACCGGAATTACCATTCATTACGTCAACGAGAATTATGATGAAGGGAATATTATTTTTCAAAAAAAGGTGACGGTTTTAATAACAGATACTCCAGAAGTGGTGGCCGAAAAAATACATGCACTGGAACAACAATATTTTCCCGCAGTCATTGAGAATCTTCTAACTTCCAATCTCTAA
- a CDS encoding superoxide dismutase — MAFELPQLPYAYDALEPHIDARTMEIHHTKHHNAYITNVNAAIAGTELEGKSIEDILTNLDMKNMAVRNNGGGHFNHSLFWTIMSPNGGGLPTGELLAGIESAFGSFDAFKAAFAKAGATQFGSGWAWLCVKDGKLEVCGTPNQDNTLMPGVGCGGTPILGMDVWEHAYYLHYQNRRPDYIEAFFNVINWDEVAKRYAAAK, encoded by the coding sequence ATGGCTTTTGAATTACCACAATTACCTTATGCGTACGATGCGTTAGAACCTCATATTGATGCGCGCACGATGGAAATCCATCACACGAAACATCATAATGCTTACATTACCAACGTTAATGCTGCTATCGCAGGAACTGAATTGGAAGGTAAAAGCATCGAAGATATTTTGACAAATTTGGACATGAAGAACATGGCTGTTCGCAACAACGGTGGCGGACATTTCAATCACAGTTTGTTTTGGACGATAATGTCTCCAAACGGTGGCGGATTGCCAACAGGAGAATTATTGGCAGGAATTGAAAGCGCTTTTGGTTCTTTCGACGCTTTTAAAGCTGCTTTTGCAAAAGCTGGAGCAACTCAATTTGGTTCAGGATGGGCTTGGTTGTGCGTGAAAGACGGTAAATTGGAAGTTTGCGGAACACCAAACCAAGACAACACCTTGATGCCTGGCGTAGGTTGTGGCGGAACTCCAATCCTTGGAATGGACGTTTGGGAACACGCTTACTATTTGCATTACCAAAACAGAAGACCGGATTATATTGAAGCTTTCTTCAATGTAATTAACTGGGACGAAGTAGCAAAAAGATATGCTGCTGCAAAATAA
- a CDS encoding IPExxxVDY family protein: MAVHKLDLGEFDEIDYHLIAIHTSLEDYRLAYSINQKLPINLGKNKNEIQINIKEGETKFSRFYYHDVEKAITWNLIQNINEVIHQKNDNGQGLFSNLNVEVSTKVYLLPEFKKVDYFLKIENTDESMDLSKIQSMLNTIESITTAYSVETNKIKSKNNLIF, translated from the coding sequence ATGGCAGTTCATAAATTGGATCTTGGCGAGTTTGACGAAATAGATTATCATCTTATTGCTATTCATACTTCATTGGAAGATTATCGGTTAGCTTATTCCATCAATCAAAAGCTTCCAATAAATTTGGGCAAAAACAAGAATGAAATTCAAATTAACATAAAAGAAGGAGAGACAAAATTCTCGCGATTTTATTATCATGATGTTGAAAAAGCGATTACTTGGAATTTAATTCAAAATATAAATGAAGTAATCCACCAAAAAAACGACAATGGCCAAGGTCTATTTTCGAATTTAAACGTGGAAGTTTCGACAAAAGTTTATTTGCTTCCCGAATTCAAGAAAGTTGATTATTTTTTGAAAATTGAAAATACAGATGAATCCATGGATTTATCAAAAATACAATCCATGTTAAACACGATTGAAAGCATAACGACGGCATATTCCGTTGAAACAAATAAAATAAAGTCAAAAAACAATTTAATTTTTTAA
- a CDS encoding amidophosphoribosyltransferase produces the protein MSDAIKHECGIALLRLKKPLEFYKEKYGSAFYGIQKMYLLMEKQHNRGQDGAGFASIKLDVEPGERYISRVRSNEAQPIQDVFAQINDRINEELSANPEYLDDVALQKKKIPYLGELFLGHVRYGTFGKNSIESVHPFLRQNNWMHRNLILAGNFNMTNVKELFQSLIDLGQHPKEMADTVTVMEKIGHFLDNAVTDLYQECKNHGLTKREASPVIAEKLDVARILRRASKNLDGGYAMAGLLGHGDAFVFRDPAGIRPAYFYEDDEIVVVASERPVIQTVFNVDFDKVQELQPGNALIIKKNGTVTEQEILPPTVKKACSFERIYFSRGSDAEIYQERKNLGKLILPAVLDAIGDDTDNTVFSYIPNTAETSFYGMVEAAQDFLNQRKNNYILENRKKLTKEKLEEILSVKIRTEKVAIKDAKLRTFITEDSSRNDLVAHVYDVTYGVIKPTDNLVIIDDSIVRGTTLKMSIIKMMDRLKPKSIVVVSSAPQIRYPDCYGIDMAKLEGLIAFQAALELLKERNLYHIVDEVYVKCKKQEDLHDNDVVNFVNEIYAPFKPQEISDKIAQLLSSPEINAEVKIIFQTVENLHIACPKNLGDWYFTGDYPTPGGNRVVNKAFMNFYEGKNARAY, from the coding sequence ATGAGCGACGCAATTAAACATGAATGCGGGATTGCCCTTTTAAGATTAAAGAAACCGCTTGAATTCTACAAAGAAAAATACGGTTCAGCTTTCTACGGAATACAGAAAATGTACCTCCTTATGGAAAAGCAACACAATCGTGGGCAGGATGGAGCAGGTTTTGCAAGTATTAAACTTGATGTGGAACCAGGAGAGAGATATATTAGTCGTGTGCGTTCCAATGAAGCACAACCTATCCAGGATGTTTTTGCACAGATAAACGACAGGATTAACGAGGAATTGTCAGCAAATCCAGAATATTTGGATGATGTGGCTTTGCAAAAAAAGAAGATTCCCTATTTAGGCGAATTGTTCCTCGGGCACGTTCGTTACGGAACTTTTGGAAAAAATAGCATAGAAAGTGTTCACCCTTTTTTACGTCAGAACAACTGGATGCACAGAAACCTGATTTTGGCCGGGAATTTCAACATGACCAATGTAAAAGAACTTTTCCAAAGTCTTATTGATTTGGGCCAACATCCAAAAGAAATGGCCGATACTGTTACGGTGATGGAAAAAATTGGACATTTCTTGGACAATGCCGTGACTGATTTGTACCAAGAATGCAAAAATCACGGTTTGACAAAAAGAGAAGCATCACCTGTAATCGCCGAAAAATTGGACGTGGCCAGAATTTTGAGAAGAGCTTCCAAAAACTTGGATGGTGGTTATGCTATGGCAGGACTTTTGGGTCACGGAGACGCCTTTGTTTTTAGGGATCCAGCAGGAATTCGTCCCGCTTATTTTTATGAAGATGACGAAATTGTGGTAGTCGCTTCGGAACGTCCGGTTATCCAAACGGTTTTCAATGTAGATTTTGACAAAGTTCAGGAGCTGCAACCCGGAAACGCCTTAATCATCAAGAAAAACGGAACGGTAACCGAGCAGGAAATACTTCCTCCAACCGTTAAAAAAGCTTGTTCTTTCGAAAGAATTTATTTCTCTCGCGGAAGCGATGCCGAGATATATCAAGAAAGAAAAAACTTGGGAAAATTGATTCTTCCAGCTGTTTTAGACGCCATTGGTGATGATACTGATAATACGGTTTTCTCCTATATTCCAAATACTGCCGAAACATCTTTCTACGGAATGGTCGAAGCGGCTCAAGATTTCTTGAATCAAAGAAAAAATAATTACATTCTTGAAAACAGGAAAAAATTAACCAAAGAAAAATTGGAGGAAATCCTTTCAGTAAAAATCAGGACCGAGAAAGTGGCCATCAAAGATGCTAAACTAAGAACTTTCATCACCGAAGACAGCAGTCGTAATGACTTGGTTGCCCACGTATATGACGTTACTTATGGCGTGATAAAACCAACCGACAATTTGGTAATTATTGACGACAGCATCGTGCGAGGAACAACGCTTAAAATGAGTATCATCAAAATGATGGATCGTTTGAAGCCCAAAAGCATTGTTGTAGTTTCATCGGCACCGCAAATTCGTTACCCGGATTGTTATGGAATCGATATGGCCAAACTCGAAGGTTTAATCGCTTTCCAGGCGGCATTGGAATTATTGAAAGAAAGAAACCTATATCATATTGTGGACGAGGTTTACGTTAAATGCAAAAAACAGGAAGATTTGCACGACAATGATGTGGTAAATTTTGTCAACGAAATCTATGCGCCATTTAAGCCACAAGAAATCTCGGATAAAATAGCACAGTTGTTGAGTTCGCCAGAAATCAATGCCGAAGTGAAAATTATTTTCCAAACGGTTGAGAATTTGCATATTGCATGTCCTAAAAATTTAGGCGACTGGTATTTTACCGGAGATTATCCAACTCCAGGAGGGAATCGTGTTGTAAACAAGGCGTTTATGAATTTTTATGAAGGAAAAAATGCAAGAGCATATTAA
- a CDS encoding PfkB family carbohydrate kinase, translating into MNKLLIVGTVAFDAIETPFGKTDKILGGAGTYIGLSASHFNLQSAIVSVVGDDFPQEYLDLLTDRNIDISGLEVVKGGKTFFWSGLYHNDLNSRDTLATELNVLADFQPKVPQNFKTADVVMLGNLHPLVQSSVLDQMDVKPKLVVLDTMNFWMDCALPELLDVIKRVDVITINDEEARQLSGEYSLVKAAVKIHAMGPKYVVIKKGEHGALLFHDHQIFFAPALPLEEVFDPTGAGDTFAGGFAGYLTQSENISFKNMKNAIIYGSNLASFCVEKFGTERMVGLEKEEVVSRLKQFKSLTQFDIEL; encoded by the coding sequence ATGAATAAATTATTGATTGTCGGAACGGTTGCTTTCGACGCCATTGAAACACCTTTTGGCAAAACAGACAAAATCTTGGGTGGTGCAGGGACTTACATAGGGCTTTCTGCTTCTCATTTTAATCTTCAATCTGCTATTGTTTCTGTTGTTGGCGATGATTTCCCGCAAGAATATTTAGATTTATTGACCGATAGAAACATCGATATTTCAGGTCTTGAAGTCGTTAAAGGGGGCAAGACCTTCTTTTGGAGTGGTTTATACCACAACGATTTGAACTCCAGGGATACTTTGGCAACCGAGTTGAACGTATTGGCCGATTTTCAGCCAAAAGTTCCCCAAAATTTCAAAACCGCCGATGTGGTAATGCTAGGAAACTTGCATCCATTGGTGCAAAGCAGTGTTTTGGATCAAATGGACGTCAAACCTAAATTAGTGGTTTTGGACACCATGAATTTCTGGATGGATTGTGCGTTGCCGGAATTATTGGACGTCATCAAGCGTGTGGATGTTATCACCATCAATGACGAAGAAGCCAGACAATTGTCAGGAGAATATTCATTGGTGAAAGCGGCCGTAAAAATTCACGCTATGGGACCAAAATACGTGGTTATCAAAAAAGGAGAACACGGCGCTTTGCTGTTTCACGACCACCAAATTTTCTTTGCGCCAGCCTTGCCGTTAGAAGAAGTTTTTGATCCAACGGGAGCGGGAGACACCTTCGCGGGAGGATTTGCCGGATATTTAACCCAAAGCGAAAACATATCATTCAAAAACATGAAAAACGCCATTATTTACGGGTCTAATTTAGCTTCCTTCTGTGTGGAGAAATTTGGAACCGAAAGAATGGTAGGATTAGAAAAAGAAGAAGTGGTGTCGAGATTGAAACAATTCAAGTCATTGACCCAATTTGACATAGAACTATAA
- the fabF gene encoding beta-ketoacyl-ACP synthase II: MELRRVVVTGLGALTPIGNNIQEYWNGLINGVSGAAPITYYDPSKFRTHFACEVKNFNVEDFIDRKEARKMDRYAQYALVAAEEAVQDAGFNFEKLDKDRVGVIWGSGIGGLETFQNEVLNFAAGDGTPKFNPFFIPKMIADIAGGHISIKYGFRGPNFTTVSACASSTNAIIDAFNYIRLGHADAMVTGGSEAAVTIAGMGGFNAMHALSTRNDDPKTASRPMDKDRDGFVLGEGAGALILEEYEHAIARGATIYCEVGGGGMSADAYHITAPHPEGLGAKNVMLNCLRDAGLKPTDVDGVNMHGTSTPLGDLAESKAIEHVFGEHAYTMNLNSTKSMTGHLLGAAGAIETISSILSIKYGIVPPTINHFTDDENINSKLNFTFNVAQKRDVNVLMSNTFGFGGHNACVLVKKLGY, from the coding sequence ATGGAATTAAGGCGAGTTGTTGTAACAGGTCTAGGTGCTCTTACCCCAATTGGAAACAATATTCAAGAGTATTGGAATGGGCTTATTAACGGCGTTAGTGGAGCGGCTCCAATAACATATTATGACCCTTCAAAGTTTAGAACTCATTTCGCCTGCGAAGTGAAAAACTTCAATGTTGAAGACTTCATTGACAGAAAAGAAGCCCGAAAAATGGATCGTTATGCACAATATGCATTAGTTGCAGCTGAAGAAGCGGTACAAGATGCTGGTTTCAATTTTGAAAAATTAGACAAAGATAGAGTTGGCGTAATCTGGGGTTCTGGAATTGGCGGATTGGAAACTTTTCAAAACGAAGTATTAAACTTTGCAGCCGGTGATGGAACACCAAAATTCAATCCTTTCTTTATCCCAAAAATGATTGCCGATATTGCCGGCGGTCATATCTCCATTAAATATGGTTTTAGAGGTCCTAATTTCACAACTGTTTCAGCTTGTGCTTCATCAACAAATGCCATTATTGACGCATTCAATTATATTCGATTGGGTCATGCTGATGCCATGGTAACTGGTGGTTCAGAAGCAGCGGTAACCATTGCAGGAATGGGAGGATTTAATGCCATGCACGCCCTTTCGACACGAAATGACGATCCAAAAACTGCCTCTAGACCTATGGATAAAGACCGAGATGGTTTTGTTTTAGGCGAAGGAGCCGGTGCTTTAATCTTGGAAGAATACGAACATGCCATTGCCCGCGGAGCAACTATCTATTGCGAAGTTGGTGGCGGCGGAATGTCGGCAGACGCTTATCATATCACTGCTCCACATCCAGAAGGATTGGGCGCAAAAAACGTGATGTTGAACTGCTTGAGAGATGCCGGATTAAAACCTACCGATGTTGACGGCGTGAATATGCACGGAACTTCGACACCGCTTGGTGACTTGGCAGAATCTAAAGCGATTGAACATGTTTTTGGCGAACACGCTTACACAATGAACTTGAACTCGACAAAATCGATGACAGGACATTTACTTGGTGCCGCCGGTGCAATAGAAACCATATCGTCTATCCTTTCGATAAAATATGGAATTGTCCCTCCGACAATCAATCATTTTACCGATGACGAGAACATCAATTCTAAATTGAACTTTACTTTTAATGTCGCCCAAAAAAGAGACGTGAATGTATTGATGAGCAATACTTTTGGTTTTGGAGGACACAATGCTTGTGTATTGGTAAAAAAACTAGGTTACTAA
- the rnc gene encoding ribonuclease III produces MRIIRKIFSKSRSLEDGIFFDAIREILGFDPKTLDYYKKAFTHRSSNKLDELGNAINYERLEFLGDAMLSSVIAAHLFNKAPAGDEGYLTKMRSKIVSREHLNELGKDLNLIRFIASKVPVQHFGENIHGNIFESLVGAIYLDRGYEYCEKFIQKRVVIPYVDIARLEGKVISYKSLLIEWCQKEKKQFHYDIFEDNGIDGQRLFGVKLSIDEKVIAKARATSKKKAEEKASQRAYFAFQKKIDNK; encoded by the coding sequence ATGCGTATAATTAGAAAAATATTTTCAAAATCCCGTTCTCTAGAAGACGGGATTTTTTTTGATGCTATACGTGAAATTTTGGGCTTTGACCCAAAAACGCTCGATTACTACAAAAAAGCATTTACCCATCGCTCCTCCAACAAGTTGGACGAACTGGGAAACGCAATTAATTATGAACGTCTTGAATTTCTGGGAGACGCCATGTTAAGCTCGGTAATTGCAGCCCATTTGTTCAATAAAGCTCCCGCGGGAGACGAAGGTTATCTCACCAAAATGAGGTCGAAAATTGTCAGTAGGGAACATTTGAACGAATTGGGAAAAGATTTGAATCTCATTCGATTCATAGCAAGCAAAGTTCCCGTGCAACATTTTGGAGAAAACATTCACGGCAATATTTTTGAATCGCTGGTCGGGGCAATTTACCTGGACAGAGGTTATGAATACTGCGAAAAATTCATCCAGAAAAGGGTTGTAATTCCTTATGTGGACATTGCGCGATTGGAAGGAAAAGTGATTAGTTATAAAAGCCTGCTCATAGAATGGTGTCAAAAAGAAAAGAAACAATTTCACTATGATATTTTTGAGGATAACGGAATAGATGGACAACGCTTATTCGGGGTAAAGCTAAGTATCGACGAAAAAGTAATTGCAAAAGCAAGGGCAACTTCCAAAAAGAAAGCGGAAGAAAAAGCATCGCAACGTGCGTATTTTGCATTTCAAAAAAAAATTGACAATAAATGA
- the rnhA gene encoding ribonuclease HI: MNHDIHIYTDGAAKGNPGRGGYGVVMELVGAPHKKEFYEGFRHTTNNRMELLAVIVGLEKLKNPNMKVLVVSDSKYVVDSVLKKWVFGWEKKGFVGRKNPDLWKRFLAVYRKHQVDFKWIKGHNNHPQNERCDELAVFASSQKTLSVDAFYEKEEGKLL; the protein is encoded by the coding sequence TTGAATCACGACATACATATATATACGGACGGAGCTGCCAAGGGAAACCCCGGTCGCGGTGGCTATGGCGTCGTGATGGAATTGGTGGGAGCGCCCCATAAAAAAGAATTCTACGAAGGTTTTCGTCATACTACCAATAACAGGATGGAATTGCTGGCCGTAATCGTGGGTCTCGAAAAACTAAAAAACCCCAACATGAAAGTGTTGGTTGTTTCGGATTCCAAATATGTGGTGGATTCCGTTTTGAAGAAATGGGTGTTTGGTTGGGAGAAAAAAGGTTTTGTAGGTCGGAAAAATCCCGATTTATGGAAACGCTTTCTTGCTGTTTACCGAAAACATCAAGTCGATTTCAAGTGGATAAAAGGACACAACAACCATCCCCAAAACGAGCGTTGCGATGAATTGGCGGTTTTTGCATCCAGTCAAAAGACACTTTCCGTGGATGCTTTCTATGAAAAAGAAGAGGGGAAGCTGTTGTAA
- the pyk gene encoding pyruvate kinase: MITKKKTKIVATLGPACSTREIIKDMIDAGVNVFRINFSHADYEDVKQKINIIRGLNEEFGYTTAILGDLQGPKLRVGVMEEGVVVNDGDLITFTTAEDILGTAKKVFMKYKNFPNDVNPGEKILLDDGKLIFEIVETDKNTEVLARVLQGGELKSKKGVNLPNTKISLPALTEKDIADAIFAIGQNVDWIALSFVKTPRDLQDLQELIAEHSDYKIPIVAKIEMPEALENIDKIIAYSDALMVARGDLGVELPAHEVPLVQKELIRRAKTARIPVIVATQMMETMITSLTPTRAEVNDVANSVMDGADAVMLSGETATGNYPVQVIQQMTQILEAVEDSPLIQVPQNTPQIKTSRFITKIVCHHATQMANGIKAKAICTLTNSGYTAFQISAWRPQSHILVFTSNKRILTRLNLLWGVKSFYYDSSVSTDDTVSDVNEIARQKGYVTKGDFLVNLSAMPLTDKGMVNTLRVSEIE; encoded by the coding sequence ATGATTACAAAGAAAAAAACAAAAATTGTAGCCACCCTTGGACCTGCATGTAGTACTAGAGAGATCATCAAAGACATGATTGACGCAGGTGTAAATGTGTTTAGAATAAATTTTTCGCACGCAGACTATGAAGATGTTAAACAAAAAATCAATATAATTCGAGGCCTTAACGAAGAATTTGGATACACAACCGCAATTCTTGGAGACTTGCAAGGACCTAAACTTCGAGTAGGCGTAATGGAAGAAGGCGTAGTGGTAAATGATGGTGACTTAATCACCTTTACAACTGCCGAAGACATTCTTGGTACTGCCAAAAAAGTTTTCATGAAATACAAAAATTTTCCAAACGATGTAAATCCAGGAGAAAAAATCTTGCTTGACGACGGTAAACTAATCTTCGAAATTGTCGAAACAGACAAAAATACCGAAGTTTTGGCACGCGTTCTTCAAGGTGGTGAATTGAAATCCAAAAAAGGGGTAAATCTTCCCAACACAAAAATTTCCTTGCCTGCATTGACCGAAAAAGATATTGCCGATGCCATTTTTGCCATTGGTCAAAACGTAGACTGGATTGCGCTATCATTCGTGAAAACGCCAAGAGATTTACAAGACCTACAAGAATTGATTGCAGAACATTCTGATTATAAAATTCCAATCGTTGCCAAAATAGAAATGCCGGAAGCATTGGAAAATATTGACAAAATTATTGCTTATTCTGATGCCTTGATGGTAGCTCGTGGAGATTTGGGAGTGGAACTTCCTGCACACGAAGTACCTTTGGTTCAAAAAGAATTAATCAGAAGAGCAAAAACAGCCAGAATTCCCGTTATCGTGGCCACCCAAATGATGGAAACCATGATTACAAGTTTGACTCCTACTCGTGCTGAGGTAAATGACGTAGCCAACTCGGTTATGGATGGTGCCGATGCCGTAATGCTTTCTGGAGAAACTGCCACGGGTAATTATCCTGTTCAGGTAATTCAACAAATGACACAAATTCTTGAAGCAGTGGAAGATTCTCCGCTAATTCAAGTTCCCCAAAACACGCCGCAAATCAAAACAAGCCGTTTTATCACTAAAATTGTTTGTCACCACGCCACACAAATGGCCAACGGAATCAAGGCGAAAGCAATTTGCACCTTGACAAACAGCGGTTATACTGCTTTCCAAATATCGGCTTGGAGACCTCAATCCCATATTTTGGTATTTACTTCCAATAAACGAATCTTGACCCGTCTTAATTTATTGTGGGGAGTAAAATCTTTCTATTATGACAGCTCGGTAAGTACGGATGACACCGTTTCTGACGTAAACGAAATCGCAAGACAAAAAGGATATGTAACCAAAGGAGATTTCTTGGTAAACCTTTCTGCAATGCCTCTTACCGATAAAGGTATGGTAAACACCTTGAGAGTTTCAGAAATAGAATAG
- a CDS encoding helix-turn-helix domain-containing protein, with product MEESIQIQVGKRIQKIRQEKSISQQDLAAKCNFEKSNMSRLEAGRANATLSTLEIVSKALEINIIELFKFND from the coding sequence TTGGAAGAATCAATACAAATACAGGTTGGCAAACGCATTCAAAAAATCCGTCAAGAGAAAAGTATCTCTCAACAGGATTTGGCTGCCAAGTGTAATTTTGAGAAAAGTAATATGTCCAGATTAGAAGCTGGCAGGGCAAATGCAACTCTTTCTACTTTGGAGATAGTATCAAAAGCTTTGGAAATAAATATAATCGAATTATTTAAGTTTAACGATTAG